The genomic segment AAGAGTTAGCTGATACAATAGAGGAAGTGGTTCCTAACTTCATTCCTGTATTGAAAAATAAACTTAATGATAAAGACTACCAAATTTGTTTATTGGTTAGATTAGGTTTCTCTACATCCTTGGTAGCAAGACTGCTAGGACTATCAGATGCAGCAATCTCAAAAAGCAGGAAAACAATGTTGAAAAAGATATGTAGAAAAGAAGGCAAGCCAAAAGAATTTGATGAGTATATTCTACAAATTCAATAATTTTGTGCATAGTAAATTTTGGGTAAAATACTTTGGTAAATGCTTAAAGTTGAATTATTTATGTGAAAGGTAAAAAATAGGTAAATTTTAAATTGATGATTTATTTGTGTGTTTCGTTGTAAATTTGTACTTTTGCAGCAAAGTTTTGAATAAACTATAATCAAAAAATATTGTAATATGAAACAGACATTAATGAATCTCATTATTTATGGGGGGGGCATTATTTTTATGTCCTACTCATTCAATAGCCGAACCTTATACCTTATCGTATAGCTTGGTTGGTACTAATCGTGGAACTATCACTGGGAGTAAATCACCCAAGCGACCATTGGTTGTTGATTTGGTGGATCACACATTGACCTTGCCGAGTCAAGTGATTGGTAATACGCTCATACTTGAAAGTGAGGAAGGGGATGTCTATACCTATTACATAATAGATACAACATTTCAAATTTCTGAAAATCTGAGTGGTGAGTATGAGATTACTATTTCTGATGGAAATAGTATGTATCATGGTAAGATTGATATCGAATAAAAAAGGATATAAAGGTGTCAAAAAGATACGAAAAATATTCCAGATAACAGCATAAATTAGAGATTATTTTCGTGAAATGTAAAAATTTTAGACAGGCCTTGCTTTTTAAAGTTGGCTCAGTATTTTATAAATCTAAAAAATAATAGTTTATGATTAGAAAGAAGTTTTTGTTTTTATTTGTTGGATGTGTAATCTGGGTGTCATGTAGTGAACATGCTTTTGATACACATAATGTGGTAGCAGATTCTAATTCTGTATTATTGACAAAAATGTCATCGTTTAATGATAGTTTAATCCAAAGTAGAGTGGAGACGCGAGGTTGGGTTAAGCCTGGAGCTTGGAAACGTGCACAAGTGATAGCGGCTGATTGTGGTGGAGCTTGGTCATTAGGAAAAGCTGGCTTTTGGGCTGGTGGCCTTTTTTCGCCAGGAGGTGCAGCTGTTGGTGCTACAATTGGTGCTCTTATCGGAGGTACTTGTGGTTCATATACAGCTTATGCTTCTTTGTATTGGAGTCGTGCATTGCCTTTACATCCTCTTACACCTCAAAAGGCAACTACAGCATATGCTTCTTTGTTGAATGATGAAAATGTAAATTTTGAGGAATATGTTCCTAAAACAATAAATGTAGATTATCCTATTTTAGATGATAATATTACATTAATGGGAGCAAAGCATAATGTTCTTCTCAAAAGTATAATGCTTGATGATTTCAAAGAAAATGATTATAAAGACATTCTTTCGGATGAAGAAGTTAAGGTGATTGAATCAAAGGAATATAAAGCTTCGTTCGATTCTATTATGGCATCTATTTCTGTTATTGATGGAGTTCTTGTTTTAAAAGGAAACGATGTAGGAACAAAATTGATGAATCTTTTTTATGATGTATTTCAAAAATATTCTGAAGACTCAGATGATGTTCAGTTTTTAATCAATAAATATATTGATGAAGTAAATAGTACATCAGAACTTTCAGATGAAGATAAAAAGCTAGTATATTCTAGTTTGAGTGTTATTGCTTCAAGTTATGAATTTTGGTCAAATATAGATTTATAATTATGAAATATCCATGAGCTAAAAAAATCTTGCCAAAGCGAATGTAAATTGGAAATAAAATGCTATCTTTGTTGCGTTAAATCAACATTGAGCAATTATGACTAACGTAACATTTCCTCAGTTGATCCAGCGAGGCTGTGGTATCGACGTCCACTTGAAGGTGGTGGTGGCAACAATTGATGGTGTGGGCATCCGTAAGGAGACTCGCACTTTTGACACCTTCACGAGTTGTTTGACAGAAATGAAAGAATGGCTGTTAGCTAATGGTATTACCCATGTAGCAATGGAGAGTACCGGTGTTTATTGGAAACCAGTAATGCGTGTCTTGGAAGACTGCAACATCAAGCTTTCAAGTGTTGTAGCTAACACCTCTGGTGTTACAGCAACAGCTTTGATAGATATGCTTTGCGAAGGTCGTAAGTTGACAATAGAAGACATCGAAAGTGTTTATCACAAGAAATTGTCGGCTAGTCCGCAAGAATTGTTGGAGGCTTGCACTGGCTTTGTCGAGGAGCACCATGTATATATGCTTCAGATGATTCGTAAGAGTATTGCTCAAACGCAAGGACTCGTTGATGAATTGTCCAAGCGTATCAAGGAAATACTTATCAAGTATGACAATGTGCTAGAATTACTGAAGGAGATACCTAGTTTCAATACCAAGGTAGTCGAGGACCTCGTTTCAGAAATTGGCCTTGACATGTCAGCTTTCCCATCCGAGAAGCATTTGGCATCTTGGGCAGGTATCTGCCCTGGCAATAATGAGAGTGCTGGTAAAAAAACGGAAGAATTACTCGCGGTAACAAACAAGTAAAGGCTGTCCTGACAGAGGCAGCGTGGGCTGCGACCCGTACCAAGAATTCATTCTTCAGTGAACGTTACCATCGTATCAGTGCCAGACGTGGAAAAAGCGTGCCTTGATTGCGGTTGCACACTCTCAATTAACTGCTGCATATCTGATTCTCAGCACAGGTGCTAGATACCATGAGTTGGGTGCTCAATATATGCAAGCCAAAATTGAGAAAAAGTGAAAGCTTTACTTGGCAGCAGAATTGAAGAAACTTGGGTACAAAGTTAGTCTTGAGAAAAAAAGGAAGCAACAAAATCTTGAGACAACACTATCTTAGGCCGATTTTTACTGGAACACCCATAGTCCGATTATGAAATTGGTCTCAACAGTTAAGCGGCAAAGACTGTGACTTATGGACACGTGTATGAAACTTTTAAATCTTAGCTGTTACATAAAAATGCCGTACTTTACAGTCGCACTTATAGGTATTATGAGTGCTATTCTTTCTTGTGTCTAATACTTACATAAATATAAATTTAGTGTAAAACATATGTTCTACAGTAATGTAGGACGATAATAATTTACGTATGAAAAAAATAAAAACTTATATTGTATTACTTTTATGTGCAATATTACTTTCTTGTACAGAATATGTTGGTAATAATGTATTACAAGAAAGCGAACCAAAAGTAATAGAGAATTTGACTTCTTATAATGATAGTTTAATGTTGTCATCAAAAAAACTCGTGTATCTACTAGGAGATTACTTTATTACCTAAGTGTAGCGAGTGCTGATGCTGGTGGCGCATATAATGGTGGGCAGGCTGGGTTAAAAGTTGGGGCACTTATAGGACAACCTCATATTGGAGCAGCGATAGGTGCTGTTTGTTGTGGAGGATATGCTTCTTATATGTGTCACCGTTTGTTGTCAGATGCAAATGTAACTAGGGGAGTAAGTACTCCCAATTTAAATTTGAAGGCAATGGATATAGCTGCAGCTTATGCTCCAGTATTGAGCGAGGAAAAGGTAATTGAGAAAAATCGTACAGATAATATTTATTTAAATGATGTGTCTGTAGATATAAAAGATATTGGTGCAAAACATAATTTGTTGTTAAGTAATTTGCAAACCAATCACTTTGAAAAGAAAAGTGTTAAGGAAAATTTGACATCAGAAGAATTATGCATTTTGAATTCTGATGAATTTGAAATTAAAATGGACAGTACTGTAAATCAACTTCAAATGTCTGTACAAGATGGAAAAATAGTGCAAATTAGTGGTAACGATATTCCTGCTAAGGTAATGAATCTTTTTTTTGAAATATTCACCAATTATCCAAATGACGAAAATGATGTAGGAATGGTAGTTTCAAGATACTTAAAAGAGATAGATTTAGATGCTAGCTTTTCAGAATTGGATAGAATACTAATTCGTCAAGCATTAAGTGTTGCTGTTTCTAGTTTTGAATATTGGAGTAATTATGACAAAAATAACTAAATATACAATACTGATTTTTTTAGTAGCTTTACAAGTTGTCTATTTAATAGAAATAATTGAAAGGGTTATTTTAAATAAATGGAGTGATATATTCTTTCCATGTATTTTTTCTTTATTTATTTGGAATGCTATCTATATATTTTACAGAAAGGCAAAATAATAAAAGGCCGCAAGTTACCAATACGAATAAAAGTTAAAAGTGCGTTTCTTTAGTTTACCCAATGGTAAGAGTTGCGTATTTTCTAATAAGAATAAGTATGTAGGAAACATATATAAGAGATATACAATGGAAAAGAAAATGATAAAACAAATGATGATGGCGTTGCTTTTGGCGATGATGCCTTTTGCTGCAAGCGCACAGGAAACTCCTGTCGTACAGGAACAAGCAGATAGTTTGCTGTCTCCTAGTATAATGGTGAATCGACATTTCTATGTCAAGGATTTGCCTTTGGATGTATCGAAGGTAAAGTCTATGTCAGCCATCAAGTATGGAGAAAATGGCAACTTGATGATTTTTACGATGTATCCCAACTTTACTATACCTAAGGAATGGGAAAAATATGAGATACCTCGCAGTAGAGTGAAATCTCTATCAGAGATAGAAGACCAAATAGAGACCAATCAGCAGATGTTTTCTTTGACGAGGCATAACGAGAATACTGACACATTGTGTGGCAAGCCGTTGCCTGGTTCCTTTACTTTGCACGATTTGAACGGAAAACTTTGGACAGAACAGTCGCTCAAGGGACATAAGGTAGTTATCAACGCATGGTATTCAGGCTGTGGACCTTGTTTGCGAGAAATGCCTATCCTTTCGGAGTGGAAGAATAAGTATCCTAATGTGATATTTCTCTCTGTAAACTTCGAGAAAGCTGATAAGGTAAGGAAGATAACGGAGGCACGTGGCTTCAATTGGACTCATCTTTATGGTGATAATTATTTCGTGAAATTTGTTGGCTCAGGCGGTTTCCCTCTCTTCATCGTCCTAGGTGAGGATGGCTTGATACGTTATATGGTAAATGGTACCAATGAGAAGATACGTCAGGATATTTTGAACGTTATCAATAAGTAGTAAAAGCCAAAGGGGGCATGAACACAAAATGCGAGAGTGTAAACTAAACTGTGTCAAGCTACAATAAAAGTAGTTTAACACAGTTTTTACCTCAGTTCGGGATAACGAGCTCTATCTAAAGGCTTTATAATGTTTTTATATAAGGGACACAGAGGCTTGGCAACCATCTATATATCTTGGATGGTTGCTGAGACAAAATCCTCATGTAAAATATGCAATGTTAGAAAAGACTAAGCTGTTTCGTATCTTCGATAACGTATCCAGTAAGTGCCTTGGGCTTGTTGTCAAAGAAACAGTATGCCCCTAATGCAGAAATAATATTTATGATGAAATTCGCAACAGACCTGTGACGTGAATGTACTATCTGAGCCGTATTTTTCAACAGGTCATTAATCGTTTCAATGATGTATCTTTTGCGTAGCATCATCTTGTCATAGAACGGCATTAGTTTGTTCTTCATGTTCACTCTCAGTCCTGTTACCAACTGGATGCCTTCCTCAAAAAGCGAATCGAAAAGTTTTTGCGAGATATAGCCTTTATCTGCAAACAGCTTACCATACAGACGTTTAGCCAACACATCGAATACCGTTGGATCTTTGTCGCTAACGTTTGCACCAGTGAGAACAAAAGCAATTATCTCACCTCTATCATTACAAGCCAGATGTAGCTTGAACCCATGACACCATCCCATTGTTCCCTTTCCGTTTGTGGCAATGCCTTTGAACACTTTGTTGGCATAACGCCTGAGATTGTGGCATATTGGTATCATGGTTGAATCAACAAAGGTTATACCTGTACATCTGCCAAAAGCACGGAGATTCAGGAAGAACATAAGAGGGAAGAATACGCGACTTTCAAGTTCTACAAAACGGTTATAAGACACCGCATTTGGAAAATATGACTTCAAAGTTCCTCTAATAAAAAATAGGTAATAATGCTTGAAGTTTCGGAACGAGCCGAAATGGAAATACAGCAAAATCGTCATGATTTCACTATCAGATAAAGAGGCTTTACGTCGTCTGCGCTTTACTCCATCTTCACCCAAAAGCAATTTTCCTGCATTTTCAGCATCAAAAACTTTGTAAAATTCATCAATAATACAAAATAATTCTGTAACTTTGTCCTTGGTAATCTCCATAATGATATCTTTTTATGTTTGTAACTAATTGGATTTCAACTACAAAGATACAAAAAATATCGGAGATTACCAACTTTTTTAGGCACTATTTCTTATCCCGAACTGAGGTAGTTTTTATATTATGGACAACTTAGAAATTGATTACAAGAAAGCAGCTCAGCAGTTGCGTAGTGGTGAAGCCTTATTTGGCAAGGACGGAGCATTAGCTCCATTGTTAGAGCGTATTCTCAACTCAGCTCTCGAAGGTGAGATGGACGCTCATTTAAGTGAAGAGGAACGCTCTTCCGGCAATCGTCGTAATGGTAAGATGAGTAAGAAGGTTCAAACAAAATATGGTGAGGTCACTATAGAGACTCCTCGTGACCGAGACGGAACTTTCCAACCTGAGACCGTAAAGAAGCGTGAGACTATTCTTGCCAATGGCATGGCAGACCAGATTATTGAGATGTACGCCATGGGCACCAGCACACGTGACATCAGCAGCTACTTTGAGCGTGAGTTCAACACAACTCTATCAGCCGATACTATCAGCTCTATAACAGACCGTGTATTACCCGAAATCACCGCCTGGAAGTCTCGCATGCTCGATCCTGTATATGCCATTTGCTGGCTTGATGCTATCCATTATAAGGTAAAGGATGAGAATGGCAGAGCTGTCACACGAGCCATTTACAACATTCTTGGCATCAACAAGGAAGGCCAAAAAGAACTGTTAGGTATGTATGTGTCTAAGAGTGAAGGAGCTAACTTCTGGCTAGAAGTTCTTACGGATCTTCAGAACCGTGGTGTTCGAGACATCTTGATTTGTTGTATTGATGGTCTCAAAGGCTTCCCGGATGCCATCCAAAGCGTATTTCCTGAGAGTTCTGTGCAGCTCTGTATTGTCCATCAGATACGCAATTCTATCAAGTATGTTGGCAGTAAGCATCAAAAGGAGTTTATCAAGGATTTAAGAACAGTATATGGTGCAGTAAACAAAGACTCCGCTGCTGCTAATTTAGACCTGTTAGAGTCTAAGTGGGGAGAGATGTACCCAATTGTCATCAAGTCATGGCGTGACAATTGGGAACGTCTGACAGAGTATTTCCAATATACTCCAGCCATCCGTAAACTCATTTATACGACCAATACGGTTGAGGGGTATCACAGACAGGTAAGAAAGGTCACAAAGACTAAAGGGGTCTTTCCTACGGATAATTCTTTGGAGAAGCTTGTGTACTTAGCTTACCGCAACATCCGTAAGAAATGGACTATGTCACTGGCAAATTGGGGACAAATTTCTCAACAATTGGCAATAAAATTTGGAGATAGATTTAAAATTATGTAACTTTGCAGCCGAAAAGGCTTCCCTGCTGGGGGCATGCCCCCAGCAGGGAGTGGGAATGAAAGTTAAGAACAAGCCTTGACACAGTTTAAATTACACCCCCCAAAATGCCCCCTTTGGCTTTTACTACTTATTCTATACTGCTAAGATTATTCTTCATCATCCTTGTTGTCTGCCACAACCTGCGGACCTCTTACCTTGTCCTTCAGGCTCAGACCTTTCTTGATTTCTATGTTCACACCATCGCTCAAGCCGGTGGTTACCTGCTTGCGCTCGTAGGTCTTCTTCTCGCCGCTGCCCTTTACGATATAGACAAAGGTGCTGTCGCCGCTGAATTCGATGGCACTCTCCGGAACGGTGATCACGTGGTTAGCCTTTGCCAATACTATCTCGGCGTTGGCACTATAGCCGGAACGGATCTTGCCGCCCTTTACTGAGCGGACGGCTGCCTTTACCTCAAACTGGTTGGCGCCATTGT from the Segatella copri genome contains:
- a CDS encoding IS256 family transposase produces the protein MDNLEIDYKKAAQQLRSGEALFGKDGALAPLLERILNSALEGEMDAHLSEEERSSGNRRNGKMSKKVQTKYGEVTIETPRDRDGTFQPETVKKRETILANGMADQIIEMYAMGTSTRDISSYFEREFNTTLSADTISSITDRVLPEITAWKSRMLDPVYAICWLDAIHYKVKDENGRAVTRAIYNILGINKEGQKELLGMYVSKSEGANFWLEVLTDLQNRGVRDILICCIDGLKGFPDAIQSVFPESSVQLCIVHQIRNSIKYVGSKHQKEFIKDLRTVYGAVNKDSAAANLDLLESKWGEMYPIVIKSWRDNWERLTEYFQYTPAIRKLIYTTNTVEGYHRQVRKVTKTKGVFPTDNSLEKLVYLAYRNIRKKWTMSLANWGQISQQLAIKFGDRFKIM
- a CDS encoding IS982 family transposase, which produces MEITKDKVTELFCIIDEFYKVFDAENAGKLLLGEDGVKRRRRKASLSDSEIMTILLYFHFGSFRNFKHYYLFFIRGTLKSYFPNAVSYNRFVELESRVFFPLMFFLNLRAFGRCTGITFVDSTMIPICHNLRRYANKVFKGIATNGKGTMGWCHGFKLHLACNDRGEIIAFVLTGANVSDKDPTVFDVLAKRLYGKLFADKGYISQKLFDSLFEEGIQLVTGLRVNMKNKLMPFYDKMMLRKRYIIETINDLLKNTAQIVHSRHRSVANFIINIISALGAYCFFDNKPKALTGYVIEDTKQLSLF
- a CDS encoding TlpA family protein disulfide reductase produces the protein MIKQMMMALLLAMMPFAASAQETPVVQEQADSLLSPSIMVNRHFYVKDLPLDVSKVKSMSAIKYGENGNLMIFTMYPNFTIPKEWEKYEIPRSRVKSLSEIEDQIETNQQMFSLTRHNENTDTLCGKPLPGSFTLHDLNGKLWTEQSLKGHKVVINAWYSGCGPCLREMPILSEWKNKYPNVIFLSVNFEKADKVRKITEARGFNWTHLYGDNYFVKFVGSGGFPLFIVLGEDGLIRYMVNGTNEKIRQDILNVINK